In Victivallis sp. Marseille-Q1083, the genomic stretch CCTGGCTGGCGGCGCAGGAGGCGGCCGGACAGTTCGGTTCGCTGCCGCCGCCAAAACATATTCTCAACGCACCGACGAAGCTGATGAAAAAGCTCGGCTACGGCAAGGATTATCAATACGATCACGATACCGCCGAAGGGTTTTCCGGCCAGAACTATTTCCCGGACGGCATGCCGCGGCAGAAGTTCTACGATCCGCCGGAACGCGGTTTCGAGCGGGAAATCCGCAAGCGGCTGGCTTATTGGGAAGAGTTGCGGCGGCGCAGGAATGCCGCTCCGTCAAAATAAGAACTTATCAACTAATAAATGGTTATAATACCGGATAAATCCTTATGATTTTATTCATGATGCTCATAGCGGCCGCCAGATAGAGCAAGCCCCGGTATGCCACGTACGTTTTCTCGTATCTGACGAGGAGTTTTCTGACTGTGAGTCAGGCGCTGGTCCTTGATTCCGCCGGCTTTGCCAAGCCGACCCGTGGCCGCATTTCCGGCCGCGCCGGGTGACAAACCTGTCGCCGGAAGCATAACTTCCGGCGTTGGTTGCCTCCCAAGCCTCGATGCAATAATGTGTATGGATTAGCTCGGCTTACAATATCCTGCTTTATCATGATGCGATCCTTTAAAGTAAAAAGATTTCCATCGATTACCGGCAATGGCCTATTGAGCTATCAATACCAAGTCGGTTTTTATTTCCGCATCCAGTGTTCTGCTGCCCGTGATTCTCTGGTAATCAAAATCATTCATTGTTATAGTATAATTCAAGCAGCAATTAATGCAAGTATCATCTAGTCGATCATGAAAAAGTATTTAAATGATTTTAATCAATAGAAATATTTATGATTTCGTGTTATATTCTTGAAAGGGAAGGGATTTATTGAGAAAGAACTCTTGCAAAATGGTGACGAAAAGCAGTAATTGCGATACAGTACGAAGCCATCTTTTCAAACCGTTATGCCAGCGGAATGAGTGATGAATCAATTCTGGATGAATGACTTTGAGATACTTATTTTCAATACATTACCGGTGTCGTTTATTTTGAGCACAAGTATCCGGCAGATCAGTCAACCATGTCGCGTTGGGGTAAAAAGCTGTCGGAAAGCGGCGCGGAGAAGAGGTTTGATGCTAGCTTTAAACCGTTTGCGCAAAGGCTTCCTCAAGAAAAGCGACCAAAAGAAACTTTATTCGGTTCATGAGCCGCAATACGATGGGCATACGCTGAAATCCGCGTTGGAACAAATGATGAAACTCATTGGCCATGAAGTGGAAATGGCGATATGCGACCTTTGCTGTCGATGGCACGATTATGAAGGCAAAATAAGGTTTTTCCTTTTTGCATCGGGCTTGGCATAACCGACTAATTAATGAAATTGCTGTAGTCAGAAAAAAGTACGTAGTTTACAGAATAAAAAAATAATAAATGTCATAATAAAAACAAACAAAGTTAATGACCATGAATGTAGATTTATTCTTTTTAATTCTTGTAGTTTTACTTATCGTCATTATAATAACTCATAATAAGTTTATTCTTTTATATCTTTTTTCTCGTTCTTTATTGTTGAGCATTTTAGGTATTCATTCGTTAACATTAAATGAATTTTGGATGGGTGGTATCATATTAATATTTGCAATATTGGGCTGGACTGAAATAGTATTTTACATTGCTATATGGAGAAAAAATAATGAACAATAATTTCGATTTTTAATATATATTTTATAGATAAAATTTATTTTTTATTTATTCCATAAACTTATATCTATGAAACTGCGAAGAACCAGTTGACTAGGTTATGTCGTCAATAGATGTGTGCTATATTATGCAAACGTCAAAAAAGGGGGACTGCAAAAATTGGCGGACCGAGGTTATGATTCGGACGCAATTGTTGAGAAAACAGAAAAAGCAGTTATTCCGCCAAGGAAGAATCTCAGGGTTCAACGTGAATATGATAAAGAGTTATACAAGTTACGATATTTTATCGAGAATGCATTTATGATCTTAAAACGTTGGCGCGGAATTGCAACCAGATATGCAAAGAACACCGCTTCGTTTCCTGCGGCAGTGCAAATCACGCCGGATATCACCTATACCTACAATCAGCTTGAATAACCATTGACGGTTGTCGATGCCGCCAGGACCAGAACATTTACCTATAATGCGCAAGTCGCCTTGCAAAAAGAGTCAATCAGTGGTATTTATACGAAAGAGCTGAATCGCGTTTATACCACCAGCGGCTTAAAGGGAAGTTACAGTGGATTGAACATCGGAACGGTCAATCTGTATACCTACGGTTACGACCGGTACAGTCGCTTGAATAAAGTGACCACCGCGGCCGGCGTTTTCAATTATACCTTTCTTGCCGACAGCGACCTGATCGCTTCCATGACCCGGCCGAATAATGTTTCGACCAACTACACCTACGAAACTGCCAGGG encodes the following:
- a CDS encoding transposase; this translates as MLYYANVKKGGLQKLADRGYDSDAIVEKTEKAVIPPRKNLRVQREYDKELYKLRYFIENAFMILKRWRGIATRYAKNTASFPAAVQITPDITYTYNQLE